The sequence AGCGCCAGGAGCGCGCGCTCGCGCTCGTCGGCGGGCACGGGCGGGCGCGGCGCCTGCGGGCTCCTCGGTTTCTCCGCGCTCGGGGGCCTCGCCTCGGGGGCGGCGGTGCGCCCGGAAGTCGCGGGGGCGCGCGCGACGCCGAGGCCCGCGGGGAGGTCGGAGAGGCGCACGACGCCGGCGTCTCCCGCGAGGACGAGCGCGCTCGCGAGCGCCTGCGAGCTCTCGCACGTTGAGCCGCCACTCGTGCGCGCCGAGCGCCCGCGTGGCCTCGGGAGTGAAGCGAACGCGCGACGCGTAGGCCGGCGCGACGCGCGGCAAGAGCTCGGCGATGAGGAGCCCGAGATCCCCCATGCGCTCGCGCAGCGGCGCGAGCCTGTGGGTGTAGCCCGCGAGGCGCATGTGCAGATCCTCCCGGAGGCTCTCGACGGGACGCAGCGTCGCGGCGATCACGCGGACGTCGACCGACACGGGCCGCGTGGAGCCGACGGGGACCACCTCGCGGGTCTCGAGCGCGCGGAGGAGCACGGCCTGCGAGCCAAGGGCGAGCTCGCCGATCTCGTCGAGGAAGAGCGAGCCGCCCGACGCCGCGCGGAAGTAGCCGGGCTCGTCGCGCACGGCGCCGGAGAACGCCCCCTTCACGTGCCCGAAGAGCTGCGCCTCCAGGAGGCTCTGTGTGAGCGCGCCGGAGTTCACCGCCACGAAGGGTCCGCGCGCGCGCGCCGAGAGGGCGTGCGTGGCGCGGGCGAGGACCTCCTTGCCGGTGCCGCTCTCGCCGAGGAGCAGCACCGGGAGCTCCGAGGCCGCGATTTTCGCGAGGCGCCCGAGGTCTTCCGCCACGGGAGGCACGAGCGACGCGAGCCCCTGGCTGCGCCCCGCGAGCGTCGCGCCGAGCGTGGTCTCGTGTGTCGAAAGCGCGCCGCGCGAGAGGAAGAACAGGCAGCTCCCGAGGGAGAACGGCTGGTCGTGCGCGAGGGGACCTTGGATGTGCCGAGCGTCTCCGACGAAGGTGCCGTTCCGTGAGCCGTCGTCGGCGAGCGTCCAGTCGCTCGCGGCGCCGCTTCCGCGCAGCAGCCGCGCGTGGCTCCCCGAGACGCGATCGTCGGGGAGCGAGATCGCGAGCACGTCCCCCGTGCGCCGAGCCTCGAACGCCGCCCCGCGCCCGAGGTGCACCTCGCGGACCCCGGCGAGCGACATGCGGGCGCCGCCCGCGAGCGGACGCTGCCCCTCGAACGCGAGGGTGAGCAGATCCGCGCTCGCGGCCCCTTGCGAGCCCTCACCTGAACCGACCGCCGTGCCCTCCACCGTGTGACCGCCCATGAAGCCAGTAGGCTAATGCACGCCCCTCGAAATCCGAAAGACCATCGGCCGGTGCGCGGGGGGCCGTGTAGGCGTCCAGTCGTCCGGGTCAGAGTCGATGCAGTAGCTCGACTCAGGGCAGCACGGTGCGGCACTTCCCAAGCTCACAGCGCACCGAGATGGTCCCGCCTTCGAGGTCGCTCTTGCCGTCCTCGGAGACCCGGCCGGGAGCGTTCGGGCAGCCGAGCGCGCAGGTCTTCCGCGCGGCTGCCTCGCACGCCTCCGCCGCGGCCAGGCTCGACTTGGAGATCCCGAGCACAGGCTGGGCGCCACAGTAGCAACCCCGGGCGACCATCGCGCAGTCGCTCTCGTCCGTGCAGAGCTTCAGCGCGTCGGTGTACGTCCCCCCGAGGGCGCCGCATACGAGCCCCGCGTCCGAGCGCGCGTCGCTCGCGCTCGCGTCGGCGCTGCCGTCAGCGACGCTGGCGTCCGGAGCCGGGGTCGTGTCTGGGAGACTGGCGTCCACGATCGGACCCGGTCCGTCAGCGGCGCCGTCCGCGCTCGCGTCGGCGACGACGCTCGAGGGGGAGCACGCGACGAAGATGCCAATCGCGGCGAGCGCGAGGAAGGAGACGACAAAGGTGGACCGCATGGCCATGATGGTAGCGTGATCCTCCTGCTCGCGCTCGGCAACGGGGCATGGCAATCCCGCACGTTGCCGATAGCCGACGCGGCTCGCTTCCCTCGCGTGACCTCGGCGGCGTAGCTGAAGATGACCGCCTCCACGTCCTCGAGTGGGAGCGCGGCGGGCTACTGCTCCACGCAGTAGACGGCTGCCGGGTTGAAGCACACCGAGGACGCGTTCACACCGATCGCCTGCGCGTTCACGCGGCCCAGCGTTCCGATTTGGCCCGTCACACCGGTGGACGAGCTGGACCACTGGTCGCAATGGGTCCCGGCGGCCCACTGGTTCGAGCCGACGCCCGTCCACGCGTAGCCCGCGCCGGGGGCGATCGGGTTCGTGAGGTTGGCGGACTGCACGTCGAACACCGCGAGCGCGGTCGTTTGAGCGATGAGGGTGCGCCCGTCTACCTGGTAGTAGCGCGTGTTCGGGCTGAGCACCCAGTCGACCTGCGCGACGGCGTCGCGGTTCACGCCATCGACCAGGAGCGCCTTGTAGGTCGGGCCGGGAGGCACGACGCTCGACCGCATACAGAACGAGTCGGCTCGCGCGACGCCGGTGGCGCCGGTCAAGGCGGGATCGTTCGCGAAATCCCCCGTGTGAAGGCCCGGCGCTGAAGATGATCTTCCCCAGCCTCGGCGCTCGCGGCGTCGCGGAGACGGGCGGGTTGGACGCTGGGCCCTCGGAGCCACCCACGATCGCCGTCACCGTGTACCAATAGGTGGTGCCGTTCGCCGCGGTCGAATCGGTGTAGCGCTCGACCGCGCTCCGGCCGATCTGCACACCTGGCGTCGCGTCCGACAGGGAGCGAAGCACCTTGTAGGTCGCGCCGGCCAGGGGGAGCCAGTCGAGAGCGACAGACGCGTCCCCCGCGATCGCCCTGAGCCCGATGGGCGCTGGGGGCAGCGCTCCCTTCGGCGTGGCGCTGACTTGCGCAGAAGGGGCGCCCTCCACCCCGTCGCGCACGGACGAGACCGCGTACCAATACGGCGTGCCGTTCACGAGCATCGTGTCGATGTGCTGCTCGATCGTGCTCGTCGCGACAAGCGCGCCGACGTTCCCCAGGGTGGTCGACCGATAGATCCGGTACGACGTCCCGGCGTTCGTCGGATTCCACCGGAGGCTCACGGTCGTATCGCCCGCACTGGGCACGAGCCCGGTGGGCGGAGGGACGCCCTCCGAAGGGGAGTCTACGGCCGTGTCTCGCGCGCCCGCGTCGATCGAGGCTTCATTGGAGGAGGCCGCGTCCGTCGCCGGAGTGGGCGCGGGGTCTGTCGTGTCGTCGGGCTCGCTCCCGGCGCACGCCGCGAGCCCGCCAGCGGCCCCGAGCGCGCCGAGCAGCGCGATCATCACGAGCCGATTAGCGCGGAGGATTCTTCGGATCATTCGGAGATATGACACCAATGACTGCGACCGCGGCGGCACTTGATGAAGGATCGTGGGACTCTACTGCTCCACGCAAAAGACGCCCTGCGAGAGACCGCATTGACTGGTCGTGGTCACACCGATCGCCTGCGCGGTCACCCGCCCCAGGACGCCCATGTGGCCCTTCACGCTGGTCGCCGAAGTGGACCAGCCGTTGCAGTGGTTGCCGGCGGCCCACTGGTTCGAGCCGATGCCCGTCCACGCGAAGCTCGTGCCGGGGGAGATCGGGTTCGTGAGGTTGCTGAACTCCACGTCGAAGACGGCGCTCGCGCTCGTTTGGGCGATGAGGGTGAGCCCGTTCGTCTGGTAGTATTTCGTATCCGGCTGAAGCACCCAGTCGACGAGCGCGACCGCGTCGCGGTGTACGCCGTCGACCAGGAGCGCCTTGAAGGTCGTTCCGGGCCGCACGTGGCTCGACTTCATGCACAAAGAGTCGGCTCGCGCGATGCCGTTTGCGCCGGTCAAGCTGGCGTCGTTCGCGAAGTCGCCCGAGTGGGAGCCTGCGTAGAAGATGATCTTCCCGAGCCGCGCCGCGCGAGGGGTCGCGGAGACGGGCGGCGCCGACACAGGGCCCTCCGAGCCCCCGACCACCGCGGACACCGTGTACCAGTACGTGGTGCCGTTCGCGGCGGTCGCGTCGGTGTAGCGCTCGACCGCGCTCGCGCCGACGAGTGTGCCCGGCGTGGTGGCCGAGAGGGAGCGCTGCACGTTGTAGGTCGCGCCTGCCATCGGCGTCCACGCGAGGGCGACGGACGCGTCACCGGCGACCGCGGTGAGCCCGGTGAGCGCCGGGGGCAGCGGGGCCTTCGGCGTGGCGGGGACCTGCGTCGAGGCGGGGCCCTCCGCGCCGTCGCGGACGGCCGTCACGGTGTACCAATACGTCGTGGCGTTCGCGACCGTCGTGTCGACATGCTGCTCGGTCGCGCTCGTCGCGATCATCGCGCCGAGAGTCCCTGACGCGGTGGACCGGTAGACGCGGTACGTCGTCCCCGCGGTCGTGGGGTTCCAACGGAGGCTCACCGTGGCGTCGCCCGCGGTGGCGATGAGCCGCGTTGGCGCGGTCAAGCCGCCGTCCGAAGAGGCCTCCGCCGTCGCGTCTCGCGCGCCGGTATCGCTCGAGCCATTCGAGGCGCTGTCGGAGGAGGCCGCGTCCGCCGGACCCGCGTCCGCGCCGGGCGGCCCGGTCCCCGCGCACGCCGCGAGCCCGGCGGTGGAGCCCAACGCGGCAAGTAGCGCGACGACCGCGAGCCAACTACCCGTGAGGAGCCTTCTGACCATTGGAGCAGGATGACACGGCGCACGGCGCGTGCGTCCGACTTCCACCCGCTCCCTCGTCGGATCATCTCGTGACGCGCCCGCGGCGACCCAGTGCGCGACGACAGCCTTGGTGACCGTCGCCGCGGGCCCGGTGTGGGCGGTTACCGGTACGGTGCCCGCGCTGTCGCAGCGAAGGCCCGCGTCACGCCGCGCTGCGCCGAGCCGCGAGGTCGCCGACGGCGGCGCGGAGCGCAGAGACCGAGGCCGTGCGGAGGTACACCACCCGCGTGCCTGAAGGGCCAGGTCCTTCACGCGGTCGCGCAGCGCGTGCGACACCATGCCGACCACCACGAACACGGCGGCGACGCGCCCGAGGGCGTGGCGGGCGCCGCTCGGCACGCGGGTCTCGAAGTGGCGGAGCGCGAGCCCGCGCTCGGCCACCACCTCGCCGTAGCGCCGGGAGAGCCCCCCGCACCCACCGACGAGAATCACCGTGTCACCCGCTCGCGTATCGTTTGGATGGACCATACGACCTGGCACTGCAAGGAGGGCGCCAGTCGTCAACCCAGGCGAATTCCTCATGGATCGCGAGGTCTCGCGCTATTCCCTGAAGAGTTGTCGCGGAGAGCGCCCTAGGCCGCCACGCGCGCGCCAAGTTGGCAATCGAACCGACGCGCGCCTCCTGGTGCCGTGCGCGGGGAGGTCCTTGGGCGCGGGGGTTCGCCGCGCGCAAGCCTCGCCGCACCTGCGACCGCGCCGGCGCCCAGGACGGCGTGGAGGCCCGCGCAGGTGGTCCTCGCGGCGCGGCACGCTGGTCCTCCACCTGGAGGATAGACGCGCCCTCTTCCGCTGGTAGAAGCTTCCCAAATGCGCAACTTCTGGCTCGTCTCGATGGGATCGATCTTCGTGGGGGCGGTCGTGGCGGCGTGCTCGAGCGCGACCCCGCTGGCAGGCACTGGGAGCGACAGCGGCAGCACGAGCCTCGAGGCGGGCGGGGATGCCGGGTCGACAGCGGTCCTCGCGACGTGCGCGAAGGTCGCCGAGGCGACGTGTGCGCGGTTCGATCGGTGTAGACCCTGGGAGCTCCCGCAGGGGAGCCTGAAGCTCTGCCAGGACAGCGAGGTCGCGTCGTGTTTTCGCGCGAGCACACGTAAGGACACGCGGATCGCGAGCGCGGAGTGCGCGGCAGCGATCCAGGCGCTGGCGTGCGACGCCGAGTGGCCCGCCGCGTGCCGCGGGACTCGAGACAATGGAGCGGAATGCTCCTCGTATGCGCAATGTTCGAGTGGCCGGTGTCCGGGCGTGAGCGAGGGGACGTGCGGCGCATGTGCCAAACCTTCGACCGAGGGGGACTCCTGCTCGGGGGCCGACGGTTGCTCGGGGCTGTTCTATTGCGACCGAAGTAGCGCGGCCTGCGTCGGGTATGCGGGGAAGGGGCAACCCTGCCTCGGTCGTCGGTGCGGGCCGGACCTCACGTGCACGACCGACGACATATGCGTGTCGTCGCCAGGCGAAGGCGAGAGGTGCACCTCGGCCTGCAAAGCAGGCCTCTGGTGCGGTGAATCCAACGTCTGCGAGAAGCTGACGCGGGAAGAGAGCCCGCAGAAGCCGGCAGGCGGCGCCTGCGCACGAGATTCCGAATGCCTGCAGGGTTACACCTGCGCGAGTCAGGTGTGCACTCTCGCGCAGCCCTTTCCCCCTCCCTGCGACTGACGCGAGCGTCGTGGGCCTCTCTTGGCGCGGAGCGGGAGGCGGGAGGCAGGGAGAGACGGCGGAGAGCGCTTCACGGGCGTCGCATGAGGCTTGGACGTCGCCGGCGCGCTCTTGGCGGGGGCGAGCGAGGGTCGTTCCGAGTCTCGGTGTCCGAAGGCGACTGTGTGGGGGTCCTCGCGGCTGCCGCCCTTGAAGCCGCCGCCATGGATCGCGATCGGCGCCGACCGCGGCCGCCGCGCGCGCCAGTTGGCAAACGGACCGACGCCGGGGCCTCGCGCGCTACTCGCAGAGCCACCGCTGGAAGATGCGGTAGCCCTCGTGGACGAGCGACACGGCGCACGACTCGTCGCGCTGATGCGCCTGCGCCGCCTCGCCCGGACCGAAATTGACGGCGGCGAGCCCGAGCTCCGAGAAGCGCGCCACGTCGGTCCACGCTTGCTTCGGCTCGACCGCGCGCACCCCGGCGGCGATGAGCTCGCGGACGAGCGGGTGCGTGGCGCTCGGCATCGCCGACGGGCACACGTCGAGCCACTCGACGCGCGCGCGGCCGGCCACGAGGGCGAGCACGTCGGCCTTCGCCTGCTCCACGGTGCACCCCGGCGCGAACCTGTGGTTCACGTTCAGCACGAACCGGTCGGGCACCACGTTGCGTCCGCGGCCGCCGTCGCGGGCCTGCGTGACCGTGGTCACCGTGCGGTACACGAGGCCGTCGACGCACGACTCGATGGGAGCGCGGGCGGCGAGCTCAACCAGGAACGGCGCGGCCTTCGACACGGCGCTGTCGGCCTCCCACGGCCTCGACGAGTGCCCCGAGCGCCCCTCGAACGTGACCGTCGCGTGGATGCCGCCGTTGCAGCCGAGGTGGAGGCGGTTGTCGGAGGGCTCGAGACAGACCGCGAGATCGACGCCGCGGAGCTCGGGATCGCCCTCGAGCACCGGCCCGAGCTCGTTCTCGGCGTAGGGGCCCTCTTCGCGGGCGTAGAAGACGAGCGACACGTCCACCCGCAGGCGCTCGCGTGCCCGCTCGGCGAGCGCGATCATCACCGCGAGGCCCGCCTTCATGTCGCTAACGCCCGCGCCGAAAATGCGGGCGCCGTCGCCACGCGCGGGGCCGTTCTCGGTGCGCACCGTGTCGGTGTGGCCGCAGAGCGCGACGTGCGGCCGGCCGCCGCGCCGCACGAGGGGCACCACGATGGAGTCGCCCGTGCGCCGGATGGGGCCCGCGAGGGGAAGCCGCGCGAGGCGCTGCGCGATGGCGTCGCAGAGGGCTCGCTCCTCGCCGATGGGCGAGTCGATGCCCACGAGCCAGAGCAGCGTCTCGTCCAGGAGCTCTTCGACCGGCGCCGTGGGCTCGCTCACACCGACACCCCAAAGTCTCGCAACGCGTTGTTTAAGCTAACCTTTTTGTCGGTCGCCTCGCTCCGCTTCCCGATGATCATCGCGCACGGGACGCCGAACTCACCCGCGGGGAAGCGCTTCATGCGCACCCCGGGGATGACCACCGAGCGCGGGGGGATCTTGCCTCGCAGCTCGACGGGCTCGGGCCCGGTGACGTCGAGGATCAGCGTCGACGCCGTGAGCACCACGCCCGCGCCGAGCACCGCCTCGCGCCCCACGACCGTGCCCTCCACCACGATGACGCGCGAGCCGATGAACGCGCCGTCTTCGATGATGACAGGGCGGGCGCCCGGCGGCTCGAGCACGCCGCCGATGCCCACGCCCCCCGCCAAGTGCACGTCGCGCCCGATCTGCGCGCACGAGCCGACGGTCGCCCAAGTGTCCACCATGGATCCCGCGCCCACGCGGGCGCCGATGTTGACGTAGCCCGGCATGACGATGACGCCCGGTTCGCAGAACGCGCCGTAGCGCACCACCCCGGGAGGGACGACGCGCACGCCCGCCGCGTCGAGGCCGCGCTTCAGGGGGATCTTGTCGTGAAACTCGAAGGGCCCGACCTCGAGCTTCTCCATCTTGCGCAGGGCGAAGTAGAGCAAGATCGCCTTCTTCAGCCAGGAGTGGACGGTCCACTCGGCGAGCGGGTCGTTCGGGTCCGCGGGAGGCGACGCGACCCGGTAGAGGCCGGCGTCGAGGCCCGCGAGCGCCTCCAGCACGGCCGCCTCCTGGGGGGTGCCGGGGGCCAGCAGCGCGCGATTCTCGAAGGTTGCCTCGACGAGGGACCGGAGGGTCTCGGTGTCCGACATGACGAGGGAGAGTAGTTCGGGGGCCGCGTTTCGCGAACCTGAAGTGAGCCCCGGAGGGGCGAACGAACGTCGATGGGGAGCCCGAGCTGCAGGCGAGGTCTCGCCATGAACATGCAAGCGAGCCGCAGGCGAGCGGCATGCCTGTGCCAAGCGACCGGAGGGAGCGCGGGATGAACCCCGACGTGCAGGATCCGCGCATGCCGCGGGTGCCGGCTCTCGTCGCAGCGACCTGCGCGGTGCCTCGGGCTTCGCCCGATGCACGTGGACTACGCGGTCGCGGAGGCAGCGTCGAACTGGAAGCTCATTCGACCTGGCGCCGCGTCGAAGCCGAGCCCGGCGGCCAACGCCACGCTCGCGATGACGTCCTGGTAGACGACCTTGGGCGCGGCGACGCGCGGACACATGGGCACGGCGCCGGCGGGGCGCTCGAGGGCGAGCTCGATGCGGGGGCTACCCTCGCCCGCGCCGCTGTCTGAGCGCGCAGCGAGCGACGCCCCAGGGAGCGCCGCGAGGGCACCGCGACAGAGCCACAGCACGACGGTCGCGTCGGCGACGACGCGCACCTCGCTGCCGGGAAGCGCCGCCCACACCCGGCCGGGCGCCTCGACGCCGCAGGGCTCGAGCAGGGCCTCGACGACGTCGCGCAGCGTGAGCTCGGCGCGCCGCCCGGCGGTCGCGCGGGTCCACATTTCGCACGCCTCGACGCACGCCTCGAGGCGGGGGACGTCGCCCGCCAGCGCCCGCTCTAGGCGGAGGCGCGCGCCGGCGGAGTGTCGCGCGCCCGCCGCGGCCGCCTGCTCCACGGCCTCCGCGACCCGATCGATCGACTCGAGGGCGAGGCGCCCCACGTCGCGCGCGGGGTCGTCGCCCGCCTTGTGCTCGAGCATCACGCGAAAGAACGTGGCGAGCCGGGGGAGCCCTTCGCGCAGCTCTGGCAGGAGCTCGACCACGACGGCCTGGCCAACGCGCGGGCTCTTCGCGAGGTGCTCGACGTTCCGGAGCGCGACCAAGACGTCGCGCGCCTCGCTAGGTGCAATATGCACGTGCGGGGACGACGCTCTCTCGCTCACCGGGCCCTCATGGT comes from Myxococcales bacterium and encodes:
- a CDS encoding sigma 54-interacting transcriptional regulator, coding for MGGHTVEGTAVGSGEGSQGAASADLLTLAFEGQRPLAGGARMSLAGVREVHLGRGAAFEARRTGDVLAISLPDDRVSGSHARLLRGSGAASDWTLADDGSRNGTFVGDARHIQGPLAHDQPFSLGSCLFFLSRGALSTHETTLGATLAGRSQGLASLVPPVAEDLGRLAKIAASELPVLLLGESGTGKEVLARATHALSARARGPFVAVNSGALTQSLLEAQLFGHVKGAFSGAVRDEPGYFRAASGGSLFLDEIGELALGSQAVLLRALETREVVPVGSTRPVSVDVRVIAATLRPVESLREDLHMRLAGYTHRLAPLRERMGDLGLLIAELLPRVAPAYASRVRFTPEATRALGAHEWRLNVRELAGARERARPRGRRRRRAPLRPPRGPRRRARPRDFRAHRRPRGEAPERGETEEPAGAAPARARRRARARAPGAARRAPRQPQRGRPPNEHHAGAGAPVDREVRGRSRGLPPGPRGTRLT
- a CDS encoding DUF1554 domain-containing protein, with the protein product MTGATGVARADSFCMRSSVVPPGPTYKALLVDGVNRDAVAQVDWVLSPNTRYYQVDGRTLIAQTTALAVFDVQSANLTNPIAPGAGYAWTGVGSNQWAAGTHCDQWSSSSTGVTGQIGTLGRVNAQAIGVNASSVCFNPAAVYCVEQ
- a CDS encoding DUF1554 domain-containing protein, with product MVRRLLTGSWLAVVALLAALGSTAGLAACAGTGPPGADAGPADAASSDSASNGSSDTGARDATAEASSDGGLTAPTRLIATAGDATVSLRWNPTTAGTTYRVYRSTASGTLGAMIATSATEQHVDTTVANATTYWYTVTAVRDGAEGPASTQVPATPKAPLPPALTGLTAVAGDASVALAWTPMAGATYNVQRSLSATTPGTLVGASAVERYTDATAANGTTYWYTVSAVVGGSEGPVSAPPVSATPRAARLGKIIFYAGSHSGDFANDASLTGANGIARADSLCMKSSHVRPGTTFKALLVDGVHRDAVALVDWVLQPDTKYYQTNGLTLIAQTSASAVFDVEFSNLTNPISPGTSFAWTGIGSNQWAAGNHCNGWSTSATSVKGHMGVLGRVTAQAIGVTTTSQCGLSQGVFCVEQ
- a CDS encoding succinyl-diaminopimelate desuccinylase, giving the protein MSEPTAPVEELLDETLLWLVGIDSPIGEERALCDAIAQRLARLPLAGPIRRTGDSIVVPLVRRGGRPHVALCGHTDTVRTENGPARGDGARIFGAGVSDMKAGLAVMIALAERARERLRVDVSLVFYAREEGPYAENELGPVLEGDPELRGVDLAVCLEPSDNRLHLGCNGGIHATVTFEGRSGHSSRPWEADSAVSKAAPFLVELAARAPIESCVDGLVYRTVTTVTQARDGGRGRNVVPDRFVLNVNHRFAPGCTVEQAKADVLALVAGRARVEWLDVCPSAMPSATHPLVRELIAAGVRAVEPKQAWTDVARFSELGLAAVNFGPGEAAQAHQRDESCAVSLVHEGYRIFQRWLCE
- a CDS encoding 2,3,4,5-tetrahydropyridine-2,6-dicarboxylate N-succinyltransferase codes for the protein MSDTETLRSLVEATFENRALLAPGTPQEAAVLEALAGLDAGLYRVASPPADPNDPLAEWTVHSWLKKAILLYFALRKMEKLEVGPFEFHDKIPLKRGLDAAGVRVVPPGVVRYGAFCEPGVIVMPGYVNIGARVGAGSMVDTWATVGSCAQIGRDVHLAGGVGIGGVLEPPGARPVIIEDGAFIGSRVIVVEGTVVGREAVLGAGVVLTASTLILDVTGPEPVELRGKIPPRSVVIPGVRMKRFPAGEFGVPCAMIIGKRSEATDKKVSLNNALRDFGVSV